From the Mycoplasmatota bacterium genome, one window contains:
- a CDS encoding FAD-dependent oxidoreductase — translation MIKQNDRVAIIGGGLSGLVIAEGLQKKGYKNVTVFERSNRVGGKLDTIWYKGKSYEFGANFGLPPQKHLKTLMKAFNIKIDGPSLSRVNYDTDGNKIMQIPKEALGAFVEELDRLPDVLAKYKSLEKVNIQNVEASLMLPFSKWCDINQFSTLKTIYAHYFTCYGLGDIDDVPALYVLRILNYDNLMSFMELPEFCTWKRGVSSLIECLTQEIKDIRLTQNVKKISFSKDEKLYVQTEFEVLEFDRVVITAPLNQFSDIYGENHEIKQFLSCLKYQDFNVYAFIVDKVPKRCGCVLDNLSIKKRGHIIFWNSRWDSCDGEALIMVYAYDHPEKSKSESLKIIESDLLKLGFHNPRLYQFKRWKQCPYVETSVLQNGFYEKLEEMQGRHNIFLAGEIMSTVLMENCIRYSNYLINKYF, via the coding sequence ATGATTAAACAAAACGATAGGGTGGCTATTATTGGTGGGGGACTTTCTGGACTTGTAATAGCAGAAGGTTTACAAAAAAAAGGGTATAAGAATGTTACTGTTTTTGAAAGAAGCAATCGGGTAGGCGGTAAATTGGATACGATTTGGTATAAAGGTAAATCTTATGAATTTGGTGCTAATTTTGGACTACCTCCTCAGAAACATTTAAAAACGCTTATGAAAGCATTCAATATCAAAATTGATGGACCTAGTTTATCCCGTGTTAATTATGATACAGATGGTAATAAAATTATGCAAATACCAAAAGAGGCATTGGGTGCTTTTGTCGAAGAACTCGATAGACTTCCAGATGTTTTGGCGAAGTATAAATCACTAGAAAAGGTTAATATTCAAAATGTAGAGGCTTCTTTGATGCTTCCTTTTTCAAAGTGGTGTGATATAAATCAGTTTAGTACTTTGAAAACAATTTATGCTCATTATTTCACCTGTTACGGCTTAGGGGATATAGATGATGTACCAGCACTTTATGTTCTTAGGATATTGAATTATGATAATTTAATGTCTTTTATGGAGTTACCAGAATTCTGTACGTGGAAAAGGGGTGTTTCCTCGTTAATTGAATGCTTAACGCAGGAAATAAAAGATATTAGGTTGACACAAAACGTAAAAAAGATTTCTTTCTCAAAGGATGAGAAACTATATGTTCAAACGGAATTTGAAGTGCTTGAATTTGATAGAGTAGTCATTACCGCACCTTTAAATCAATTTTCTGATATTTATGGAGAAAATCATGAAATAAAACAATTTTTGAGTTGTTTAAAATATCAAGATTTTAACGTATATGCATTCATAGTGGATAAGGTCCCAAAAAGATGTGGGTGTGTGCTTGATAACTTGTCTATAAAAAAGAGAGGACATATCATATTCTGGAATTCTAGGTGGGATTCATGTGATGGTGAAGCGTTGATTATGGTTTATGCTTATGACCATCCTGAAAAATCTAAATCAGAATCTTTAAAAATTATTGAAAGTGATTTATTGAAACTGGGTTTTCACAATCCAAGGCTCTATCAGTTTAAACGTTGGAAACAGTGTCCATATGTAGAAACCAGTGTTTTACAAAATGG